One part of the Fusobacterium pseudoperiodonticum genome encodes these proteins:
- a CDS encoding ATP-dependent DNA helicase yields the protein MDIKDRFSEESLQTIKEYLIENDNKSIIFKATFDENEVIQEPFFLSLYKKKTFEETLTKVKRDEVVIRITKPNQLYPNDLELELSEELFNRRNIAYCLLSSDLDDFYFIQDIDRTNLEKIDIEDYFSEDGILVNEIKGFEHRHEQEEMAKNIQNAINDNRKIIVEAGTGTGKTLAYLIPAIKWAITNRKKVIIATNTINLQEQLLLKDIPLAKSVIKDEFTYALVKGRSNYLCKRLFTELSLGKSIDIETFSMEAREQIEYILKWGNKTKTGDKAELPFEVYPDVWELVQSTTELCLGKKCPFRKECFYMKTRMKKMEADILISNHHVFFSDLNVRAETDFDSEYLILPRYDMVIFDEAHNIESVARSYFSVEVSKISFTRLLHRIYQKKSKKKKEKSALTRVEETIDEKYLEKSGDYLELLKTMKSEIYSLQTIGDEYFDEIRKMFETNTEAPIRKSLNNFEMTKSNFLENLRDKKEFFQAKLAEFLNLMMAFNNVIDEEKDKNPEVINFNNHLKIFKKYIDSFKFINNFSDADYVYWLDINSKRTNVVLTATPLNIAQKLSSVLFENLNRLVFASATIMANGNFEYFKKSLGLDEEECIECFIESPFDYEHQMSVYIPADIQDSENLNAFVTDASKFILEILKKTKGKAFILFTSYTMLNQIYYSVVNKLKNSNFEIFLHGEKPRSQLIKEFKEAKNPVLFGTTSFWEGVDVQGENLSNVIITKLPFLVPTDPIVSAISKKIEEDGGNSFSDFQLPEAIIKFKQGVGRLIRKKTDRGNIFILDSRIIKKRYGSAFIKALPSQKNIKILEKDDIIKEIE from the coding sequence ATGGATATAAAAGATAGATTTTCAGAAGAGAGTTTGCAAACAATAAAAGAATATTTAATAGAAAATGACAATAAATCAATTATTTTTAAAGCAACTTTTGATGAAAATGAAGTTATTCAAGAGCCATTTTTTTTATCACTATATAAAAAGAAAACTTTTGAAGAAACTTTAACAAAAGTAAAAAGAGATGAAGTTGTAATAAGAATAACAAAACCAAATCAATTGTATCCTAATGATTTAGAATTAGAGCTTTCAGAGGAATTATTTAATAGAAGAAATATAGCTTACTGTTTACTTAGCTCAGATCTAGATGATTTTTATTTTATTCAAGATATAGATAGAACTAACTTAGAAAAAATTGATATAGAAGATTATTTTTCAGAAGATGGTATCTTAGTAAATGAGATAAAAGGCTTTGAACATAGACACGAGCAAGAGGAAATGGCTAAAAATATTCAAAATGCCATAAATGATAATAGAAAAATAATAGTTGAAGCAGGAACAGGTACAGGAAAAACATTGGCTTATTTGATACCTGCTATTAAATGGGCTATTACTAATAGGAAAAAAGTTATTATAGCTACTAATACTATAAATTTACAGGAGCAATTACTATTAAAAGACATTCCTTTAGCTAAGTCAGTAATTAAAGATGAATTTACTTATGCTTTAGTAAAGGGGAGAAGTAATTATCTTTGTAAAAGGCTTTTTACCGAATTATCTCTTGGAAAAAGTATAGATATAGAAACTTTTTCTATGGAAGCTAGAGAACAAATAGAATATATTTTAAAATGGGGAAATAAAACTAAAACAGGTGACAAGGCAGAACTACCTTTTGAAGTTTATCCTGATGTTTGGGAGTTAGTACAAAGTACAACTGAATTATGTCTAGGAAAGAAATGTCCTTTTAGAAAAGAATGTTTTTATATGAAAACTAGAATGAAGAAGATGGAAGCTGATATTTTAATATCAAATCATCATGTTTTCTTTTCTGATTTAAATGTGAGGGCAGAAACTGATTTTGACTCAGAATATTTAATACTCCCAAGATATGATATGGTTATCTTTGATGAGGCTCATAATATAGAGTCAGTTGCTAGAAGTTATTTTTCAGTAGAAGTATCTAAGATTTCATTTACAAGGCTTTTACATAGAATATATCAAAAGAAAAGTAAAAAGAAAAAAGAAAAATCAGCTCTTACAAGAGTTGAAGAAACTATAGATGAAAAGTACTTAGAAAAGTCAGGAGATTATTTAGAACTTTTAAAGACTATGAAATCAGAAATTTATAGTTTACAAACTATAGGAGATGAGTATTTTGATGAAATCAGAAAAATGTTTGAAACAAATACTGAAGCTCCTATAAGAAAAAGTTTAAATAATTTTGAAATGACTAAGTCTAATTTTTTAGAAAATCTGAGGGATAAAAAGGAATTTTTTCAAGCTAAACTTGCAGAATTTTTAAACTTAATGATGGCTTTTAACAATGTTATTGATGAGGAGAAGGACAAGAATCCTGAAGTAATAAATTTTAACAATCATTTAAAAATATTTAAAAAATATATAGATAGTTTTAAATTTATAAATAATTTTTCAGATGCTGATTATGTTTACTGGCTTGATATAAACTCTAAGAGAACTAATGTAGTGCTTACAGCAACACCTTTAAATATCGCTCAAAAGTTGAGCTCAGTTCTTTTTGAAAACTTAAATAGATTAGTATTTGCCTCAGCCACTATAATGGCAAATGGAAATTTTGAATATTTTAAAAAGTCTTTAGGTTTAGATGAAGAGGAATGTATAGAATGTTTTATAGAATCACCATTTGATTATGAACATCAGATGTCTGTATATATTCCAGCTGATATACAAGATTCAGAAAATTTAAATGCCTTTGTTACAGATGCAAGTAAGTTTATCTTAGAGATATTAAAGAAAACAAAGGGGAAGGCTTTTATATTATTCACATCTTATACTATGCTAAATCAAATTTATTACTCTGTTGTAAATAAATTAAAGAATAGTAATTTTGAAATATTTTTACATGGAGAAAAGCCAAGAAGTCAATTGATAAAAGAATTTAAGGAAGCAAAAAATCCAGTGCTATTTGGAACAACTTCTTTTTGGGAAGGGGTAGATGTACAGGGAGAGAATTTAAGTAATGTTATCATAACTAAGTTACCTTTCCTTGTCCCAACAGATCCTATAGTCTCTGCTATAAGTAAAAAAATTGAAGAAGATGGAGGAAATTCTTTTTCAGATTTCCAATTACCAGAAGCAATTATTAAATTTAAACAAGGGGTTGGAAGATTAATTAGAAAAAAAACAGATAGAGGAAATATCTTTATTTTAGACAGTAGAATTATAAAGAAAAGATATGGTTCAGCCTTTATAAAAGCTCTACCTAGTCAAAAAAATATAAAAATATTAGAAAAAGATGATATAATAAAAGAAATTGAATGA